One region of Deltaproteobacteria bacterium genomic DNA includes:
- a CDS encoding adenylate/guanylate cyclase domain-containing protein translates to MKQILEESAKDAGSLKYVRLHRQEIGELFGDPLPRLPHGDEGADGRYRIHVDFFASFGLLVREWLQSASQSVSESVDLAAGEDPSGKLLDALTKVGVRAVLQGRRNGLYNLFFLSLSKVFAEAVNDFYSRGGRKPYHKFLLHPALSALLVQVHQRVRQEVETTKPGAAAFHLGTDFNDSLLRAVLYDQLSCVTTEREDVTVENVLGICNPRFPLALEGFREIYRILRKRLQQVLDGRRESGREELETILGVEDLSEQSPAVLLNQPGVLRYLFLDYENVGKPIRSSRLLRGQGISYAFLCTTYLDLITVLKRNEVIQLLKRRVEILSDRQAARSEELYSAGSLYRFFEEGRILNDAREVTTVFLDLRGFTSKSEEAISAEELTDQLYALFDPIVPLVHEFNGEIDKFTGDGMMITFGVGGRKKADPLNALRLAIRVQENVRALRSSGKTEFEMGISIHSGTVFVAHFFAGDESVDRTVIGRNVNIAGRLSSAGDLVRHEREKQEFDDLVNSLSLSLGHEEDRSGFLKTVRTRKNIGRPISGVSVDGEGNLYNQGVVVSHQTVETIGKLVTLQSGEDQEMGFLYFRDPVLDRTVSLYYVGDVKFKGVESAFPVYAVLL, encoded by the coding sequence ATGAAACAGATTCTTGAAGAGAGTGCAAAAGATGCCGGATCACTGAAATATGTTCGTCTTCACCGTCAGGAAATCGGTGAACTCTTCGGGGATCCTCTGCCGCGCCTGCCTCATGGGGATGAAGGAGCCGACGGCCGGTACAGAATCCATGTGGACTTTTTTGCCTCCTTCGGTCTTCTCGTGCGGGAATGGTTGCAGTCTGCCTCGCAAAGTGTTTCGGAATCCGTCGATCTTGCTGCCGGGGAGGATCCTTCCGGAAAACTCCTCGATGCGTTGACAAAGGTGGGAGTCCGGGCTGTCTTGCAGGGACGCCGGAATGGGCTATATAATCTCTTTTTCCTTTCTCTCTCCAAGGTCTTCGCCGAGGCCGTCAACGATTTCTATTCCCGGGGCGGCCGGAAGCCTTATCACAAGTTTCTTCTCCACCCGGCGCTCTCCGCCCTGTTGGTCCAGGTTCACCAACGGGTCCGGCAGGAAGTGGAGACCACAAAGCCCGGGGCCGCCGCCTTTCACCTCGGAACCGACTTCAACGATTCCCTGCTGCGGGCGGTCCTTTATGATCAGCTTTCCTGTGTGACCACCGAACGGGAAGATGTGACCGTCGAAAATGTCCTGGGTATTTGTAACCCTCGTTTTCCGCTTGCACTGGAAGGTTTCAGGGAGATTTATCGAATTCTGCGAAAGCGGCTCCAGCAGGTTCTGGATGGGCGCCGGGAATCGGGAAGAGAGGAACTGGAAACGATACTCGGCGTTGAAGACCTGTCGGAGCAGTCTCCGGCCGTACTTCTGAATCAACCGGGCGTACTCCGTTATCTCTTCCTGGATTATGAAAATGTAGGCAAACCGATTCGCTCTTCCCGGTTATTGCGCGGGCAGGGAATTTCTTACGCCTTCCTTTGCACAACATATCTGGATCTGATTACCGTCCTGAAACGGAATGAAGTTATTCAGTTGCTGAAGAGACGTGTAGAGATCCTCTCCGATCGTCAGGCGGCCCGTTCCGAGGAACTCTACAGTGCCGGGAGTCTCTACCGTTTCTTTGAAGAGGGAAGGATCCTGAACGATGCACGGGAGGTCACCACCGTCTTCCTCGATCTGCGGGGGTTTACGAGCAAGTCCGAGGAAGCGATCTCCGCCGAGGAGTTGACGGATCAGCTCTATGCCCTCTTTGACCCGATTGTCCCGTTGGTGCATGAGTTCAATGGTGAGATCGATAAATTTACCGGTGACGGGATGATGATCACCTTCGGTGTGGGCGGCCGGAAAAAAGCGGACCCTTTGAATGCGCTTCGCTTGGCCATCCGGGTTCAGGAGAACGTCCGGGCCTTGCGCAGTTCCGGCAAAACGGAGTTTGAGATGGGAATCTCCATCCATTCGGGAACCGTTTTCGTGGCCCATTTCTTTGCCGGGGATGAGAGTGTTGACCGGACGGTGATCGGTCGGAATGTCAATATCGCCGGGCGTCTCTCCTCCGCCGGAGATCTTGTCCGGCATGAACGGGAGAAGCAGGAATTTGATGATCTGGTAAATTCTCTCTCGCTCAGTCTGGGACATGAAGAGGATCGGTCCGGGTTTCTGAAAACAGTCCGGACCCGGAAAAATATCGGTCGGCCGATCTCCGGGGTTTCCGTCGATGGAGAGGGAAACCTCTACAACCAGGGAGTGGTCGTCAGCCATCAGACGGTGGAAACAATCGGGAAACTTGTAACGCTTCAGTCCGGCGAAGATCAGGAGATGGGCTTTCTCTATTTTCGCGATCCCGTTCTCGACCGGACCGTCAGCCTCTATTATGTCGGCGACGTCAAGTTCAAGGGAGTGGAGAGCGCCTTTCCGGTCTATGCGGTACTGCTGTGA